A region of the Paracoccus pantotrophus genome:
GGAGACGCTGGCCTTCTCGAAGGAGGAGATTGCCGCGCAGACGGCGCAGGTCTCGGCCGAGGATCGCGCCGCCCTGGCCATGGCTGCAAGCCGCATCCGTGCCTATCATGCCCGGCAGATGCCCGAGGATCTGAGCTGGACCGATCCCGAGGGCGCGACGCTCGGCTGGCGCTGGACGCCGGTCTCGGCCGCCGGGCTTTATGTGCCGGGCGGGCAGGCGAGCTATCCTTCCTCGGTGCTGATGAATGCCATTCCCGCGCGGGTGGCGGGGGTCGAGCGGCTGGTGGTCTGCGTGCCGACGCCCGGCGGCGCGGTGAACCCGCTGGTGCTGCTGGCGGCCGAGCTTGCCGGGGTGGACGAGATCTATCGCATCGGCGGCGCGCAGGCGATTGCCGCTATGGCCCACGGCACCGAGACCATCCGGCCGGTGGACAAGATCACCGGGCCGGGGAACGCCTATGTCGCGGCGGCCAAGCGGCAGGTCTTCGGCCGCGTCGGCATCGACATGATCGCCGGCCCCTCGGAGGTGCTGATCATCGCCCAGGGCGCGCAGAACCCGGAATGGCTGGCCTTGGACCTGCTCGCGCAGGCCGAGCATGACGCCGATGCCCAGTCGATCCTGGTCACGCCGGACGAATCCCTGGCCCGCGCCGTGGTGGCCGAGGTTGAGCGCATCCTGCCGACCCTGCCGCGCGCCGAGGTGGCGGGGGCGAGCTGGCGCGACTATGGCACGGTGATCGTGACGCGCGATCTCGACGAGGCGGCGGCATTGTCGGACCGGCTGGCGCCCGAGCATCTGGAGCTTTGCGTCGACGATCCCGAGGCGCTGGCGCAAAAGACCCGCCATGCCGGGGCGATCTTCCTGGGCGGCTGGACGCCCGAGGCGGTGGGCGATTACGTCAGCGGCCCCAACCACGTCCTGCCGACGGCGCGCTCGGCGCGGTTCTCGTCCGGCCTGTCGGTGATGGATTTCCTCAAGCGCAGCACCATCGCCCGGCTTTCACCCGAGGCGCTGGGGGCGATCGGCCCCGCGGCGGTGCGGTTGGCTGAATCCGAGGGGCTTTCGGCGCATGGCCGCTCGGTCTCGGCGCGGCTGGCGGTCCTGAACGGGGGGCAAGGATGAGTCAGTCCGCCAACAGGCTGTGCCGGATCGACATCGACGACAGCGCGCTGCCCCCTCCCACGCCCGAGATCGAACAGGACCGCCGCGTCGCGGTCTTCGACCTGCTCGAGGACAACAGCTTCACCCTGCCCGGCCGTGAGGGGCAGGCGGTTCCCGCCGGTCCCTATGCCCTGGCCCTGGCGGTGCGCGAGAAGCGGCTGGTCTTCGACATCGCGACCGAATCGGGCGACAAGGTGGCGGAGTTCCACCTGTCGCTGGGCCCGTTCCGGCAGACGGTCAAGGATTACTTCCAGATCTGCACCAGCTATTTCGATGCGGTCAAGCGCCTGCCTCCGGCGCAGATCGAGGCGATCGACATGGCCCGCCGCGGCATCCATAACGAAGGGGCCCGCACCTTGCAGGAGCGGCTGGAAGGCAAGGCCGAGGTCGACATAGACACCGCCCGGCGCCTGTTCACCCTGATCTGCGCGCTCGTTCCGGAGTGATTCGTGGCCGGACCGATTCCCCATTCGGTGCTGTTCTGCTGCGACCACAACGCCATCCGTTCCCCCATGGCCGAGGGGATGATGAAGAAATTCTACGGCCGCGCTGCCTATGTGCAATCGGCCGGTGTCAGGAACGACATGGAAATCGACGGCTTTGCCATCGCCGTCTGCAAGGAGATCGGGGTCGAGCTTTCCACCCATCGCGCGCGATCCTTCGAGGAAATGAAGGCCTGGGGGGACGATCTGACCAGTTTCGACCTGGTGATCGCGCTGTCCCCGGCCAGCCAGAGGCAGGCCCTTGAACTGACGAGGGTTTCTCATCTGGACGTGGAATATTGGCCGATCATGGACCCCAGCGGCCTGGCCGAGGGGCGAGAGGCGAAGCTGGCGCTTTACCGCGGCGTGCGCGACCAGATCCGCAAGCGGATGATCGAGCGGTTCGGCCCGCCGACCGAATGCTGAAGAAAACTGGCGCGTGCTAACGGAATCTTAGCCTATTGGCGCAATCCTGCCGGAAATCCTTTGCAGGAGTTATCCGGGATGACCCAAATCCAGCGGCTTCACCACGATCTCGAATGGGCGATGCGGGCGATGGGCTCGCATCGCGCGGTGCTGATCCTCGACCGGGCCGGCCATATCGTCGCGGTGAACCAAAGCTACCTGGGCATGTGCGGCTATCGGCGCGAGGAGTTGGTCGGTCGCCCCGTGGTGATGCTTCTGGACCCCGCGGACTGGGTGCCGGACCGGATCCGGCGCATGCTCGGGATGCCGGATGGGTGCGAGGCGCGGCTCCATGATCTGGTGCAGGTCGCCAAATCCGGCCGGCGCTTTCGGGTCGATGCCCGGATCTGTCCGATTCGGGACGACGGGGGCCGGGTCTGCCTGACGGTGCTGTTCCTGCGCGAGCCGGTGGAGGAGGCGGGGTCGCAGCGCCCGGCCCTGCCGCGTATCGCAGGCATGGGGCAGGTCATCCCGCTGCCGCGGCACCGGCCTGCCTGGCCGCGTGCGCGGCCAGGCCGATCCGGCTGGTCTGGCACCGACATGGCCCTGTGCGCCCCGGCGCGCCGCGACCATTGACGCCGGCCGGGCGCGGGGGACGAAACTGGCAGGAGGTCAGACGACGACCGCGGCGCCCTCGGTGGCGGGGCCGACATTGCGGCGGAAAGCGGCGAAAAGCTCGCGCCCTAGCCCCTCGGCGGAAGGCGAGGGGTCATGCGTGATCGCCGGCCGGTCCTCGAAGCCGGGGGCCAGGCAGGTCAGCGTGCCGGCCACCGCGTCGAGCCGGACGGGATCGCCGTCGCGCAGCCGCGCCAGCGGCCCGCCATCCGCCGCCTCGGGCGAGATATGGATCGCCGCGGGAACCTTGCCCGAGGCGCCGGACATGCGGCCGTCGGTGACCAGGGCCACCCGCAGCCCGCGGTCCTGCAGCACGGCCAGCGTCGGGGTCAGCGAGTGCAGTTCGGGCATGCCGTTGGCACGCGGGCCCTGGAAGCGGACGACGACCACCACGTCCTCGGTGAACTCGCCGCGCTTGAAGGCGGCCTTGACCTCTTCCTGGTCGGAAAACACGCGCGCCGGCGCCTCGATGACATGGCGCTCCGGCGCCACGGCCGAGACCTTGATGACGCCGCGGCCCAGGTTGCCCGACAGCTGCTTCAGCCCGCCGGTGGCGGCAAAGGGACTGGCGGCCGGGCGCAGGATCTTGTCGTTCAGCGTCTGGCGCGCGCCCTCGACCCATTCGATCCGGCCGTCCTTCAGTTTCGGTTCGCTGGCATAGGCGCCAAGCCCGCCGCCGGCGATGGTGCGCACGTCATCATGCAGCAGCCCCGCCTCCAGCAACTGGCCGATCATGAAGCCAAGGCCGCCCGCGGCGTGGAAATGGTTCACGTCGGCCAGGCCGTTGGGATAGACGCGGGCCATCAGCGGCACGGTTTCGGACAGGTCGTGGAAATCTTCGAGATCCAGGATCACCCCGGCCGCCCGCGCCATCGCCGGCAAGTGCAGCACCAGGTTGGTCGAGCCGCCGGTGGCCATCAGCCCGACGATGCCGTTCACGAAGGCGCACTCGTCCAGCACCTCGCCCGCCGGCAGGTAGTCGTTGCCCAGCCGGGTGATCGCGGCCACGCGCTGGACCGCGGCGCTGGTCAGCGCCTCGCGCAGCGGCGTGTTCGGATTGACGAAGCTGGAACCGGGCAGGTGCAGGCCCATGAACTCCATCAGCATCTGGTTGGTGTTCGCCGTGCCGTAGAAGGTGCAGGTGCCCGGCGCGTGATAGCTGGCCATCTCGGCCGCCATCAGCGCCTCGCGCCCGACCTCGCCGGTGGCGAATTGCTGGCGGACCTTGGATTTCTCGTCATTGGGCAGACCCGAGGGCATGGGCCCGGCCGGCACGAAGACCGCCGGGATATGGCCGAAGGTGGCGGCGGCGATGATCAGCCCCGGCACGATCTTGTCGCAGACGCCCAGGTAAAGCGCCGCATCGAAGACGTCATGCGTCAGCGCCACGCCCGAGGCCAGCGCGATCACGTCGCGCGAGAACAGCGACAATTCCATCCCCGGCCGGCCCTGCGTGACGCCGTCGCACATCGCCGGCACGCCGCCCGCGACCTGCGCCGTGGCGCCCGCCGCATGGGCGGCCTGGCGGATCAGGTCGGGATAACGCTCATAGGGCTGATGGGCCGAGAGCATGTCGTTATAGGCGGTGACGATGCCGATATTGGGCTTGCGGGTGGTGGCGAAATCCGCCTTGTCGGGCATGGCGGCATAGGCATGGGCCTGGTTGCCGCAGGACAGATGCGCGCGGCGCGGCCCCGCCTCGGCGGCGCGGGCGATCTTGGCCAGATAGGCGCTGCGGCTATGGATCGAACGCTCGCGGATGCGGTCGGTCACCCGGTCGATGGTGGCGTGCAGGGTCATGGCTCGCTTCTCCTTTGGCGCCAATGTAGCCTGTTAGCGGTAACATTGCAACCGGCCTGCTCTTGCCCGCGGGCGCTTGCCGTGGCAATCCTGCGCCGTTTTGCACGAGGCCGCCATGACCGCCGATCTGCCCATCATCCGATTGCGCCCGAAATCCAAGCCCCAGGCGATCCGCCACGGCTTTCCCTGGGTCTTTGCCGACGAACTGGTCACGGACCGGCGAACGCGCGCCATTCCGCCCGGCAGCTTTGCCGTGCTGGAAGATGCCGAGCGCCGGCCGCTGGGGCTGGTCACGGTGAACCCCGATTCGCGGATCATCGCCCGCGTCATGGACCCCGACCCGCAGGTGCGGATCAGCCGCGGCTGGATCGCCGCGCGGCTGCACCGGGCACTGGCGCTGCGCGAACGGCTGTTTGATGCGCCATTCTACCGGCTGGTCCATGCCGAGGCCGACGGGCTGCCCGGCACCATCATCGACCGTTTCGGCGATGCCGCGGTGATCCAGCCCAACGCCGCCTGGGCCGAGCGCATGGTCGAAGACATCGCCGCGGCGCTGCGCGAGGTTGCCGGCGTCTCGACCGTGATCCTGAACGGGCAGGGGCGCGCACGCGGGTTGGAGGGCCTGCCCGAGCGGACCGAGATTCTGTCGGGCGCCGTCGACGGCCCCGTCGAGGTGCCGATGAACGGCGCGATCTATCTGGCCGACCTGGTGCAGGGGCAAAAGACCGGGCTGTTCTATGACCAGCGCCCCAACCATGCCTTTGCGCAGCGGCTGGCGCAGGGCCAGCGCGTGCTGGACGTGTTCTCGCATGTCGGCGGCTTCGGCCTTGCCGCGCTGGCGGTGGGGGCGGCCCATGCCACCTGCATCGACGGCTCGGCCGCGGCGCTGGATCTGGCGCGGGGCGGCGCGCGCGCCATGGGCGCCGAGTCGCGGCTGGCCACCCGCCAGGGCGACGCCTTCGAGCAGATGGAGGCGCTGGCCGCCGAGGGTGCGCAGTTCGACCTAGTGATCTGTGATCCGCCGGCCTTCGCGCCCTCGAAACCGGCGCTGGAGGCGGGCCTGCGCGCCTATGAGCGGGTGGCGAAGCTGGCCGCGCCCCTGGTCGCACCGGGCGGCTATCTGGGCCTGTGTTCCTGCAGCCACGCCGCCGATCTGGCCGCATTCCGCAATGCCAGCGCCCGCGGCATCGGCCGGGGCGGGCGGCGGATGCAACTGCTGCATACCGGCCAGGCCGGCCCGGACCATCCGACGCTGCCCCAGTTGGCCGAGACCGGCTATCTCAAGGCGCTGTTCTTCCGGCTGGACGGATGAAGGCGGTCCTGGACGCCTGCGTGCTGTTCCCGACCGTGCTGCGGGAAATCCTGATCGACACGGCGGCGGCGGGGCTGTTCCAGCCGGCCTGGTCGCGCCGCATCCTGGACGAATGGCGCCACGTCGCCACCCGCCAAGGCGCCGAGGCCGGGGCCGAGATCGCGCTGCTGCAGGCGCGTTTTCCGCAGGCCCTGGTCGAGCCGGGGCAGGGGGGATTCGGCCTCGACCTGCCCGACCCGGCCGATCGGCATGTGGTGGAATGCGCGCTGGCCGCCGGGGCAGCGGCGATCGTCACCGCGAATCTGCGCGACTTTCCGCGCGGCGCGCTGGCATCGGTCGGGTTGCGGGCGATTCATCCCGACGAGTTCCTGCGCGACCTCTATCTGCGGGCGCCGGACCCCGTCCTGGCCGCGGTCCAGGCGAC
Encoded here:
- the hisD gene encoding histidinol dehydrogenase produces the protein MPIHLSTAQPDFAERFAALLSMKREDAADVNDAVAAIIADVRDRGDAALVELTGRFDRLALTPETLAFSKEEIAAQTAQVSAEDRAALAMAASRIRAYHARQMPEDLSWTDPEGATLGWRWTPVSAAGLYVPGGQASYPSSVLMNAIPARVAGVERLVVCVPTPGGAVNPLVLLAAELAGVDEIYRIGGAQAIAAMAHGTETIRPVDKITGPGNAYVAAAKRQVFGRVGIDMIAGPSEVLIIAQGAQNPEWLALDLLAQAEHDADAQSILVTPDESLARAVVAEVERILPTLPRAEVAGASWRDYGTVIVTRDLDEAAALSDRLAPEHLELCVDDPEALAQKTRHAGAIFLGGWTPEAVGDYVSGPNHVLPTARSARFSSGLSVMDFLKRSTIARLSPEALGAIGPAAVRLAESEGLSAHGRSVSARLAVLNGGQG
- a CDS encoding UPF0262 family protein, whose product is MSQSANRLCRIDIDDSALPPPTPEIEQDRRVAVFDLLEDNSFTLPGREGQAVPAGPYALALAVREKRLVFDIATESGDKVAEFHLSLGPFRQTVKDYFQICTSYFDAVKRLPPAQIEAIDMARRGIHNEGARTLQERLEGKAEVDIDTARRLFTLICALVPE
- a CDS encoding arsenate-mycothiol transferase ArsC, encoding MAEGMMKKFYGRAAYVQSAGVRNDMEIDGFAIAVCKEIGVELSTHRARSFEEMKAWGDDLTSFDLVIALSPASQRQALELTRVSHLDVEYWPIMDPSGLAEGREAKLALYRGVRDQIRKRMIERFGPPTEC
- a CDS encoding PAS domain-containing protein, which encodes MTQIQRLHHDLEWAMRAMGSHRAVLILDRAGHIVAVNQSYLGMCGYRREELVGRPVVMLLDPADWVPDRIRRMLGMPDGCEARLHDLVQVAKSGRRFRVDARICPIRDDGGRVCLTVLFLREPVEEAGSQRPALPRIAGMGQVIPLPRHRPAWPRARPGRSGWSGTDMALCAPARRDH
- the edd gene encoding phosphogluconate dehydratase; this encodes MTLHATIDRVTDRIRERSIHSRSAYLAKIARAAEAGPRRAHLSCGNQAHAYAAMPDKADFATTRKPNIGIVTAYNDMLSAHQPYERYPDLIRQAAHAAGATAQVAGGVPAMCDGVTQGRPGMELSLFSRDVIALASGVALTHDVFDAALYLGVCDKIVPGLIIAAATFGHIPAVFVPAGPMPSGLPNDEKSKVRQQFATGEVGREALMAAEMASYHAPGTCTFYGTANTNQMLMEFMGLHLPGSSFVNPNTPLREALTSAAVQRVAAITRLGNDYLPAGEVLDECAFVNGIVGLMATGGSTNLVLHLPAMARAAGVILDLEDFHDLSETVPLMARVYPNGLADVNHFHAAGGLGFMIGQLLEAGLLHDDVRTIAGGGLGAYASEPKLKDGRIEWVEGARQTLNDKILRPAASPFAATGGLKQLSGNLGRGVIKVSAVAPERHVIEAPARVFSDQEEVKAAFKRGEFTEDVVVVVRFQGPRANGMPELHSLTPTLAVLQDRGLRVALVTDGRMSGASGKVPAAIHISPEAADGGPLARLRDGDPVRLDAVAGTLTCLAPGFEDRPAITHDPSPSAEGLGRELFAAFRRNVGPATEGAAVVV
- a CDS encoding RSP_2647 family RNA methyltransferase → MTADLPIIRLRPKSKPQAIRHGFPWVFADELVTDRRTRAIPPGSFAVLEDAERRPLGLVTVNPDSRIIARVMDPDPQVRISRGWIAARLHRALALRERLFDAPFYRLVHAEADGLPGTIIDRFGDAAVIQPNAAWAERMVEDIAAALREVAGVSTVILNGQGRARGLEGLPERTEILSGAVDGPVEVPMNGAIYLADLVQGQKTGLFYDQRPNHAFAQRLAQGQRVLDVFSHVGGFGLAALAVGAAHATCIDGSAAALDLARGGARAMGAESRLATRQGDAFEQMEALAAEGAQFDLVICDPPAFAPSKPALEAGLRAYERVAKLAAPLVAPGGYLGLCSCSHAADLAAFRNASARGIGRGGRRMQLLHTGQAGPDHPTLPQLAETGYLKALFFRLDG
- a CDS encoding RSP_2648 family PIN domain-containing protein translates to MKAVLDACVLFPTVLREILIDTAAAGLFQPAWSRRILDEWRHVATRQGAEAGAEIALLQARFPQALVEPGQGGFGLDLPDPADRHVVECALAAGAAAIVTANLRDFPRGALASVGLRAIHPDEFLRDLYLRAPDPVLAAVQATEARARAAGGDMTRKELMRRARLPRLAKAIARLDTTQAAPFPWPGATPREPN